ctctccatacacttggtattagtaaaatgtttgtgtaccgggctattaataggtacaatgagacctcctctgtttgtgacagaaaagatctggccgtccacgtagtgttcgtacgaaaaaggtggtcaaagcagtaagggaaagaattcgaagaaatcctgtccgaaagcaaaagattttatctcgggaaatgaagatagcacctagaaccatgtcgcgtattttaaaagatgacttaggacttgcagcctataagagacgcactggccatttcttaactgataatttaaagaagaatagggtggtaaaatcgaaacaactactgaagcggtacgcaaagggaggtcacagaaaaattttgtttacggatgagaaaatttttacaattgagcaacattttaacaaacaaaatgaccgtatttatgctcaaagctctaaggaagcttcccaattagtcgacagagtgcaacgtggacattatccgacttcagtgatggtttggtggggtgttagctatgaaggagtgactgagccatatttttgtgaaaaggtatcaaaacatcggcacaagtgtatcaagataccattcttgagaaggtagttaagccccttaacatcaccatgttcaataaccaagtatggtccttccagcaagactcggcgccgggtcataaagctcggtccacgcagtcttggttggaatcgaacgtttcggacttcatcagagctgaagactggccgtcgtctagtcccgatcttaatccgctggattatgatttgtggtcagttttagagagtacagcttgctctaaacgccatgataatttggagtccctaaaacaatctatacgattggcagtgaagaattttcccatggaaagagtgcgtgcttctattgataactggcctcatcgtttaaaggactgtattgcagccaatggagaccacttcgaataagctttttatatttttaattgttttatatttatgtattaaactgacacactgtaaaagtaataaatgttatttgcagttaacaattttcttttttctttattacaatatttatggcaagactaggtacttAGCTTATcacttttattatgataaataggTTTGTTTCATTAGTTAGAATGGTGTCTACGTTtggaaattttctttttattacaaacttactttttattgtgaattaaaTTTGAGAACTTGCTGGTACAGAATTAGAACAATGAGACAAAGCatattgtgtattaaaatatagacaCCTTGTAATATTACCAATATcgatttaacataaaattagcTCCAGTCCCAAATAATGTCATTATTCAAATGCCATGCGATAATATCGACTGCCGTGGCGTGTCGTCGTTGACGCGTGTCCATTGATTTTTGTATGAATATAGATTATTGTTGTCCAGACAATGCATTATGTGAATTGTTTCATACAATATAAGAGCACTTGATTACATTATCATCGAGTGTAGTCATTGAATGAGCGACGCACTTTATTCTCAAATATTCATGATAATTGTAAAGTGTATGGCTGAGAGCCAGTTTAGCACTGGAATTGCTATAATAATGAATGGGCATCCTGCCGCGGATCTACCATGAAGGCTTTTTGGACTGTAGCCCTGGGCCTAGATTGATAAGCAATCAGCGCCCTCTATattctgttaaaataaaacccTTTGTAGTGTCATTGCGGACCATAACAATTTAGGTGTAGAGTTACAACAAACGTAACAAACAAACACGCGTACATTCCCAGCTGTGCACGGATTTTTTGTCGCGTCTCTCAGTAACATAAGTCGAAAATGTAACCCGAGATCGAGTTACAATGTTTTAACTGATGTGTAACTAACGCCAAGACCGTACGTGAACTGTTCAAATGGTATTACGTAACGGGCttggatttaatttttttgttattaacgtACTCTACTTTTGTCTTCTTTGGGCATCAACTAAAAGAAAATCAGTGCGTTTTTGTGACTTTTTTGTGAATAAACCACGAGAATCGCcgtgttctaatatttttctataatgaCAAGTAGGCTTAGTTAAGTTTTGCGTTACTAATAAAAGACGTCACCACAAGAAATCGATATATAATCCATTAGTATAGGTCACTCAATTTTTGCTACCCTGTATTGCCTGCGTGCAGGTGCCTACTTTGTCCGACCAAGCTCCCCGATTCAGTAACCCGTGGGCATATTACCAAATACGACACTATGGCAGGACATTTCCCTGTCTTGCAATCCcgagatatttataatttgtatgccTTCCTATTTGTTGTTTGATGCCGGCGTGCTAACAGTGCAGTATGGCGCAGGTTCCGTTTCTCGGGGCGCGTGCTGGGCCTGGCGCTGGTGCACGGGTACCTGCTGGAGGCGTGGTTCACGCGCGCGCTGTACCGCGCGCTGCTGCGCCTGCCGCCCGCGCTCGAGGACGTCGACGCGCTCGACGCACAGTTCGCCGCCTCGCTGCGCTGGCTGCAGGTATGGCGCCCAGTACTTACTGGACAAATGACCGCAAGCCTCCCAATGTACACTCAAATATTAGAATTGCGatgcctaaataaaaaaattacgacctCCTGAGTGTCTTGCAAACCTATACCAAACTAGAATTGAGTGCACGCTATCCAAACGAGGCAGATCAAGTTACATgcctattattaaaaaataaaatttgtcattttatgGAACAGCGCCATCTGTAATGGTATACTTGCACTAAGTGCGTAACTTACAGTAACAACAAACAACAGTAATTACCTATTTATGATCCATGAATATGACCTAATAAAGCTTAAAGGAAGACAATATGAAATAACTGATTTTCTGGTAATCTTctctaaataacattttcatatttccAACAGTCCGCGCGTTGCGTGTCATCACTCGAGCTAACATTTGCGGTTTCGGAACGTCTCGCCGACGGGCGGGTGTTGGAACGGGAACTGAAGCCCGGCGGGAGGGACATAGCCGTCACGGAGAGGAACAAGAAGGAGTACCTGGAGAGGGTCGTGCGGTGGAGGGTCGAGAGGGGAGTCGCGGAGCAGACCGAGTGGCTTGTACGAGGGTTCCACGAGGTAAGATTTGATAGATGTTGATTATTAGTTTGTGTAGTTCTTTTATTCCTTGTGTATAGGTTCAATAGTTGTATATTATCCTACATTTCTAGAAGCTGTATTCTCTTGGCATTACGGTTTATAACGGATAGGGTAGATCATGTACTAGGTGTCAGATTTGCCCATTGAAttgtttactaacttttttatattttttttaaaatcatttgttgGCAGACCCTAAActtatacgtatatatttttagatgtttgtCAGTGTCTCATGTGGGTCGAATATCATATAAAATGGTAATAGTCATGTAAATTATATAACCCTCCGATCACACATAGCTACAAATtcattgtataatattgttagcTGTGTGCctttatacattatttgttgtttgtGTGTGTATCGTAAAATACATGGTTTAAAATGTGATGGTCGTTCCGTCAGGTGGTGGACCCTCGGCTGGTGGCGGCGTTCGACGCGCGCGAGCTGGAGTTGGTGATCGCGGGCGCGCCCGAGCTCGACGTGGCGGACTGGCGTGCCAACACCGAGTACCGCGGCGGCTACCACGACGCGCACCCCGTCATCATATGGTTCTGGCAGGCTATCGACAGGTATGCACTCTGTGCCACACTCGACCCGGATTACAAATGTTGGAGTTTTCCGAAGCAATAGTAACGGAAATAGTTTGCACCATAATCAACATGAGATAAAGTTCTACTATTTCTCTGCCCCTTTGCTTCTCAgttctagtaaaataatattgctatttGTATATATCAGattaatcaaaattttgttttaatattttggtgcCATTGCACTGTCGTAATTGgatctgtttatttaaactgCATGGTGATTGCAGATTCACAAACGAGCAGCGTCTGCGGCTGGTGCAGTTCGTGACGGGCACGTCGTCGATCCCGTACGAGGGGTTCTCGGCGCTGCGCGGGTCGACGGGTCCGCGGCGGTTCTGCATCGAGCGCTGGGGCCGCGTGGAGTCGCTGCCTCGCGCCCACACCTGCTTCAACCGGCTCGACCTGCCGCCCTACCCCACGCCGCAGCTGCTGCACGAGAAACTGCTGTTGGCCGTCGAAGAAACCAACACGTTCGGCATCGAGTGAAGCGGCGGCGATATCTTTTGGTCTAGATTTATTGTTCCGTGCAAATCGTAGAACGCTTCGGCGGCTCGCACGAACCGCA
The genomic region above belongs to Manduca sexta isolate Smith_Timp_Sample1 unplaced genomic scaffold, JHU_Msex_v1.0 HiC_scaffold_108, whole genome shotgun sequence and contains:
- the LOC119191133 gene encoding E3 ubiquitin-protein ligase HECW2 (The sequence of the model RefSeq protein was modified relative to this genomic sequence to represent the inferred CDS: added 41 bases not found in genome assembly); translation: MGVISKTFGVVFSLLFEQEIMSYVPAGGCGPTSGASAAATAGASPAASPAAARSTRAPAPQRRDFEAKLRAFYRKLESKGYGQGPGKLKLHIRREHLLEDAFRRIMSCGKKELQKGKLCVLWDGEEGLDYGGPSREFFFLLSRELFNPYYGLFEYSANDTYTVHVSPMSAFVDNHHEWFRFSGRVLGLALVHGYLLEAWFTRALYRALLRLPPALEDVDALDAQFAASLRWLQSARCVSSLELTFAVSERLADGRVLERELKPGGRDIAVTERNKKEYLERVVRWRVERGVAEQTEWLVRGFHEVVDPRLVAAFDARELELVIAGAPELDVADWRANTEYRGGYHDAHPVIIWFWQAIDRFTNEQRLRLVQFVTGTSSIPYEGFSALRGSTGPRRFCIERWGRVESLPRAHTCFNRLDLPPYPTPQLLHEKLLLAVEETNTFGIE